Proteins from a single region of Gasterosteus aculeatus chromosome Y, fGasAcu3.hap1.1, whole genome shotgun sequence:
- the LOC120809126 gene encoding achaete-scute homolog 1b produces the protein METTTITTTQTAFTFGFTERHGSISLHAPAQDCADPAAHPGADAAGFQSKTKVLKRQRSSSPELLRCKRRLSFNGLGYSIPQQQPVAVARRNERERNRVKQVNMGFQTLRQHVPNGAANKKMSKVETLRSAVEYIRALQQLLDEHDAVSAAFQCGLPSPAISNSYSADPDSPHSTYSSDEGSYEPLSSEEQELLDFTTWFDQY, from the coding sequence ATGGAAAcgaccaccatcaccaccacgcAGACCGCCTTCACCTTTGGATTTACCGAAAGACACGGCAGCATCAGCCTGCACGCCCCGGCCCAGGACTGCGCGGACCCCGCTGCGCACCCCGGCGCCGACGCAGCGGGCTTCCAGAGTAAAACCAAGGTGCTGAAGAGACAGCGCTCCAGCTCGCCCGAGCTCCTGCGCTGCAAGCGGCGGCTGAGCTTCAACGGCCTCGGCTACTCCATCCCTCAGCAGCAGCCCGTTGCCGTGGCCCGGCGGAACGAACGGGAGAGGAACCGGGTCAAGCAGGTCAACATGGGTTTCCAGACGCTGCGTCAGCACGTGCCCAACGGCGCCGCCAACAAGAAGATGAGCAAAGTGGAGACCCTGAGGTCTGCGGTGGAGTACATCAGGGCTTTGCAGCAACTGCTGGACGAACACGACGCGGTGTCGGCCGCTTTCCAGTGCGGGTTGCCCTCCCCGGCCATCTCCAACAGCTACTCCGCCGACCCGGATTCGCCTCACTCCACCTACTCATCGGACGAGGGCAGTTATGAGCCTCTGAGTTCCGAAGAACAGGAGCTGTTGGACTTCACAACCTGGTTCGACCAGTACTGA